The Solibacillus sp. FSL W7-1436 genome window below encodes:
- a CDS encoding thiolase family protein, producing the protein MKRDAVIVSAVRTAIGKQGGALASLPAHLYGGEVIKEAIKRVNLNPEMIDDVILGNVLSGGGNIARLTALQGGLSVNIPGLTIDRQCGSGINAAALAAQAIQSGAGDIYVAGGIESMSRAPYQYERPEQAYSSIPPRYRKTLLAPEEIGNPGMGTTAENLAKKYDITRKEQDEYSLRSQLRMATAINEGRFDEQIVPISIPVRKGEPILFNKDEHPRPNTTLAALAKLSPAFQRDGTVTAGSSSGLNDAASAMVIMSREKADELGIQPLATIKGSTVAGVDPNIMGIGPVPATKKLLEKLNLSLSDMDIIELNEAFAAQVIACDRELGIDPEKLNVNGGAIAHGHPLGATGAILITKAVYELKRSAGKFALITACIGGGQGISLVIERE; encoded by the coding sequence ATGAAAAGAGATGCTGTCATTGTATCAGCTGTTCGTACGGCAATTGGAAAACAAGGTGGGGCATTAGCAAGTCTTCCTGCTCATCTGTATGGAGGGGAAGTAATTAAAGAAGCAATCAAGAGAGTGAATCTTAATCCAGAAATGATAGATGATGTGATTTTAGGAAATGTTTTAAGTGGTGGCGGCAATATTGCTAGATTAACAGCTTTACAGGGCGGTTTATCTGTCAACATACCGGGGTTAACCATAGACAGGCAATGTGGTTCAGGTATTAATGCAGCTGCATTAGCTGCCCAAGCGATACAATCTGGTGCAGGTGATATATATGTTGCCGGGGGGATTGAAAGCATGAGCCGCGCACCATATCAATATGAGCGTCCAGAACAAGCATACAGTTCAATCCCGCCAAGGTATCGTAAAACATTACTTGCTCCTGAAGAAATCGGAAACCCGGGCATGGGAACTACTGCAGAAAACCTTGCAAAAAAATATGATATTACAAGAAAGGAACAAGATGAGTATTCATTAAGAAGTCAACTAAGAATGGCAACTGCAATTAATGAAGGGCGTTTTGATGAACAAATAGTTCCAATTAGTATCCCTGTTCGTAAAGGTGAGCCGATTCTTTTTAACAAAGATGAGCATCCGCGTCCAAATACAACGTTAGCTGCATTGGCAAAGCTATCGCCGGCTTTCCAAAGAGATGGAACAGTCACAGCAGGTAGTAGTTCCGGACTGAATGATGCAGCATCAGCAATGGTCATTATGTCTCGAGAGAAGGCTGATGAATTAGGGATTCAACCATTAGCCACGATTAAAGGATCAACCGTTGCAGGAGTAGACCCTAATATCATGGGAATTGGTCCCGTACCGGCAACGAAAAAATTATTAGAGAAGTTGAATCTTTCTTTATCCGATATGGACATTATTGAATTGAACGAGGCGTTTGCTGCACAGGTAATCGCCTGTGACCGGGAATTGGGAATAGATCCGGAAAAACTAAATGTTAATGGCGGAGCAATTGCACATGGGCATCCATTAGGTGCAACAGGCGCAATTTTAATAACAAAAGCTGTATATGAATTGAAACGATCGGCTGGGAAATTCGCCCTTATTACAGCTTGTATCGGTGGAGGCCAAGGAATCTCTTTAGTAATCGAAAGGGAGTGA
- a CDS encoding MaoC/PaaZ C-terminal domain-containing protein translates to MKVLADIRKGESLETTLEPVSRMDLIKYSGSSGDFNPIHTIDEEAKKAGLPGIIAHGMWTMGNLSKLFTAYYEEGYIKDYNIRFSGMVFLNDVLTLKADLVDKVDQSLIFDVKAINQHQKAVVKGKLIFERY, encoded by the coding sequence ATGAAAGTTTTAGCGGATATAAGAAAAGGTGAATCTCTTGAAACGACACTAGAACCAGTATCGAGAATGGATTTAATCAAGTACTCAGGTTCTTCCGGTGATTTTAATCCGATTCATACAATTGATGAAGAAGCTAAAAAAGCTGGTCTACCAGGAATTATTGCTCATGGTATGTGGACGATGGGCAATCTTTCGAAGCTATTTACGGCTTATTATGAAGAGGGCTATATAAAAGATTATAATATTCGATTTTCAGGAATGGTGTTTTTAAATGACGTTCTTACTTTAAAAGCCGATTTAGTGGATAAAGTGGATCAATCACTAATCTTTGATGTGAAAGCTATAAACCAGCATCAAAAAGCTGTGGTTAAGGGAAAATTAATATTTGAACGTTATTAA
- a CDS encoding MaoC family dehydratase N-terminal domain-containing protein — protein sequence MYTEYIGLTSNKVRNVIERELVRRFAESIGDNHPIYTDEEIGKQSRYGTNIAPLTFPRVLRSGHIDGLKLPLKGLIHGEQIYHYERPLLVGEEVYCYSKIEDYYEKEGSTGKMGFLKMTRYGEDRDGRLIFTEESITIITETVRRSLNV from the coding sequence TTGTATACAGAGTATATTGGACTAACTTCTAATAAAGTGAGAAATGTGATTGAAAGAGAGCTTGTAAGAAGATTTGCTGAATCCATTGGAGATAATCATCCAATCTATACTGATGAAGAGATTGGTAAACAATCACGATATGGTACAAATATTGCTCCACTTACATTTCCTAGGGTGCTAAGATCTGGCCATATCGATGGGCTCAAATTACCGTTAAAAGGATTAATACATGGTGAACAAATTTATCATTATGAACGACCTCTTTTGGTTGGAGAGGAAGTCTATTGCTACTCGAAAATAGAAGATTACTATGAAAAAGAAGGCAGTACCGGAAAAATGGGCTTCCTGAAGATGACACGGTATGGTGAAGACAGAGATGGGAGATTAATCTTCACTGAAGAGTCGATCACAATCATCACGGAAACGGTAAGGAGGTCCTTAAACGTATGA
- a CDS encoding beta-ketoacyl-ACP reductase produces the protein MTGRFENRVAFITGGSRGIGKSIAETFTEEGAKIAIIDIDTEALQNVQSEFKEKGFDILALQANVVNSHEVEAAMEQVMKEYGSIDILVNNAGIIRDNLLFKMTDNDWDQVIDVHLKGAFNTTRAAQKYMVQQKYGRIINISSTSALGNPGQANYSTVKAGLQGLTKTLAREFGKFGITTNAVAPGFIETDMTKATAERIGVPFEDFLKAGASKIPVGRVGKPRDIANAVAFFADENSSFVNGQVLYVAGGPTN, from the coding sequence TTGACTGGAAGATTTGAAAATAGAGTTGCATTTATAACTGGTGGTAGTCGCGGTATAGGGAAAAGCATTGCAGAAACTTTTACTGAAGAAGGAGCAAAAATAGCCATAATTGATATTGATACGGAAGCATTACAAAATGTACAGTCTGAATTTAAAGAAAAAGGATTCGACATTTTAGCTCTACAGGCAAATGTTGTGAATTCACATGAAGTTGAGGCCGCGATGGAACAGGTTATGAAGGAATATGGATCAATTGATATTTTGGTTAACAATGCAGGCATTATCCGCGATAACTTACTATTTAAAATGACAGATAATGACTGGGATCAGGTAATCGATGTTCACTTAAAAGGTGCCTTTAATACAACGCGTGCAGCACAAAAATACATGGTTCAGCAGAAGTATGGAAGAATTATTAATATTTCTTCAACTTCAGCATTAGGGAACCCCGGGCAAGCAAATTATTCAACGGTTAAAGCCGGGTTGCAAGGTCTGACAAAAACACTTGCGAGAGAATTCGGGAAATTTGGCATTACTACAAATGCAGTTGCACCTGGTTTTATCGAGACAGATATGACGAAAGCTACTGCAGAGCGAATCGGCGTACCTTTTGAAGATTTCCTAAAGGCAGGTGCCAGTAAAATACCTGTTGGCAGAGTTGGAAAGCCTAGAGATATCGCAAATGCAGTTGCTTTCTTTGCCGATGAAAATTCCTCATTTGTAAACGGGCAAGTACTCTATGTAGCTGGCGGACCGACAAATTAA
- a CDS encoding MBL fold metallo-hydrolase — protein MRKIPIKEGMSTLQRIEKIELTTNFPIGPVNSYVVFGEKLTLIDAGLKNKQGWDDFNNGLHRLGVEITDLEQIVLTHHHNDHTGLVDWILEKNPTIKIFAHKDTEMILKDESYIEWSSEFFHNLFIEFGLTEDMAIKSAFRKGHRDYFQNASVHEVLEEGDMVPGLPSFQVIETLGHSQDHISFYCADEQLFVCGDHIIKGVHGGMWMDAPKPGNKRAKPLIQYLKNLEKCRKLSANFTFSGHGPIISDLNGAIDGHISNIEHRVSRVINTLKKANGAATGIEIIQDMYRGRYEKAVITFLFEIISVLDLLEERNIVISEKQNGVFKYRLVNN, from the coding sequence GTGAGAAAAATTCCGATAAAAGAAGGAATGAGTACTTTGCAAAGGATAGAAAAAATAGAGTTAACAACCAACTTCCCGATTGGTCCGGTAAATTCATATGTTGTGTTTGGAGAGAAGTTAACCCTTATTGATGCCGGCCTAAAAAATAAACAGGGCTGGGATGATTTCAATAATGGCCTGCATCGACTAGGTGTTGAAATAACCGATCTTGAACAAATTGTATTAACACATCACCATAATGATCATACAGGTCTTGTCGACTGGATTTTAGAGAAGAATCCTACTATTAAGATTTTTGCGCATAAAGATACTGAAATGATTTTAAAGGATGAAAGCTATATAGAATGGAGCTCTGAATTTTTTCACAACTTATTCATAGAATTTGGTTTAACAGAAGATATGGCTATCAAGTCAGCGTTTCGAAAGGGACACCGGGATTACTTCCAAAATGCATCTGTTCATGAGGTACTAGAGGAGGGAGACATGGTACCGGGTTTACCCTCATTTCAAGTTATAGAAACGTTAGGTCATTCACAGGATCATATTTCTTTTTATTGCGCAGATGAGCAACTGTTCGTTTGTGGAGATCACATTATCAAAGGGGTCCATGGTGGAATGTGGATGGATGCACCTAAACCCGGAAATAAGCGTGCAAAACCCTTAATCCAATATTTAAAAAATTTAGAAAAGTGTAGGAAACTTTCTGCCAACTTTACTTTTTCAGGACATGGCCCGATTATTTCCGATTTAAATGGAGCAATTGACGGACATATAAGCAATATAGAACATCGTGTAAGTCGTGTGATCAATACACTAAAAAAAGCAAATGGTGCTGCAACCGGAATTGAAATTATACAAGACATGTACCGGGGAAGGTATGAGAAAGCTGTAATTACATTTTTGTTTGAAATTATAAGTGTACTGGATTTATTAGAAGAACGGAATATTGTCATTTCAGAAAAACAAAATGGAGTATTTAAGTACCGATTAGTAAATAATTAG